A region of the Dysidea avara chromosome 9, odDysAvar1.4, whole genome shotgun sequence genome:
aagaaaccaccatgtaagagagttcagctgcaaacaaatcacctgtagagagttcagctaggaacaagtcaccctgtacagagatcagctagaaacaagtcacccagtagagaattcagctacaaacaaatcaccctgtagaaagatcagctagaagaagttaccttgtagagagttcagctacaaacaaatcaccctgtagagagttcagctagaaacaagtcaccctgtagagagatcagctagaaacaaaccaccctgtagagagttcagctagaagaagttacattgtagatagtttagctacaaagaaactacatgtaccatgtagagagttcagctgcaaacaaatcgccctgtagaaaattcagctacaaacaaaccaccctgtagagagttcagctacaaacaagtcatccggtagagagatcagctagaaggataaccttgtagagaggtcagatacaaagaaatcaccctgcttcatcttttcttcttcctgtagtaaagaaaaaatgataggttaaaaaaagccctaaagccggtcataggccggctttggggtatacaaatacaaaaagaagtgaaatctaatccaaaacagccaagctgtaaaaaaagtgcggccctcagagaggctatggtgaaataagatgtgaaatccaaggtggcggccaagaaatggctgtgcatgatggtaggttattattattattatattgaaaATTCTCCCATTAAGGAAGTTCCATCTGCCAAATATCTAGGGGTCACCATCAACAACAAGCTTACCTTCAATGACCATATCCAAACAATCGCCAATATAGCTAACCAAATCAATGCCTTTATTTACAGAAACCTGCGCCACTGTCCAAGCACTGTGAAATGTAACAGCTACAGAAGTATGGTCAGGCCAGTGCTTGAATATGCATCATCTGTATGGGATCCCCATAccttaaataatattaatagaatTGAAGCAGTACAGAGAAGAGTGGCCAGATTTTGCCTACATGAGCTTTCAAGTTActctagtgttactaacatgctaAGCACACTTAACTTACCTcctttacaacaaagaagagagagagctaaacttataatgatgtataaaattattaatgatcttattgatatccccaaagagtactttacccctaatgattcgcgattaagaaaaggatactacaggcaactgacgacaaacattgacttgtataaattttcctttttcccctctgtaattaaactttggaacccccttcccccctatataattaattccccttccctggataatttttgtaacaacttaagtaattataactgtgcgttataatcatttgtgatttctgcacagtaaaaacaaataataataatggtaaaaattttaataacgacaatttaggtgaattttgtgccaattgaccaagcggcaccaaattcacctgaattgtcgttattaaaatttttaccattaacctaccatcacagccatttcttggccgccaccttggatttcacatcttttttcaccatagccttttcaagggccgcactccttttttacagcttggctgtttttgattagataaataTTCAGGCTTGGAGAAACCATTACATTGTTAGAGTTAATTCTTCCTTGTTTCTGAGGACAATTTTGGCTTTTAACTTCCATGCTTTTGAGATATTGAACTTAGCTATACTGCTATAAAAGAAACAATATTGCTACACATGTGTAGAATATGCAAATGAACCTATAAACTTTGCCCACCTGCATTGCTTGTTAATTTTTCTAGGGTTGTTTACAAATAGCAACTTGTGTTAATGTTTTGAGCAGGAATTGTTTGCTAGTCAATCTTGAAACATGTGCAAAATAGCTGTTAAAAATTGAAGTAGTAATACTTCAATTTACAGTTAAACTCTTagctctgtgtgtgcgtgtgcatccACCATCCTTCTTATTCTTAACATTTAATATTATAGTAGTGACATGCATCATCTAACACAAGCTATGGGCATTCGAGTAAGCAAAATTAAGGAGTTATAGTTTATCTGTCGATCTTGCTTTTCCATatacaagctgtaagttgacagGTCCACCTACACGTATAGTCTAAATTTAGTGCCGCTGTGGAAAAAATACTGTAATTACAACCAGTTTCCTAAATACTTGCAATTAAAAAAAGAAACTTGTCCAGTCCATGGTCTATCCACTACTCCAGTCCATGGCTTGTCCACTGGTCCAGTCCATGTGGTCTGTCCACTGGTCTAGTCCAtgatccagtccagtgattgcaTACACCCAATGCAACACTGGAGTGAAACCAATAATTCTCACTATCTGGGTGTCGAAATGTGTTTATATCTAGTTTAATGTTTGATAATTAATTTCAAATCATCCCTCATAATCAAAGCCTTGGAGCATCAATGTCTTGCatgtatagctagttttgtagtagttgctaCAGTAGCGCACACTGTACATTGTTTTATAAATGGAGCACTAAACTAATTATGCAGAACTAAAAACAGAACTGTAATCTTAAAGGttgtagttctagaactggaactgtaattctaaaagctatggttccagaactggaactggaactataaTTCTAAAGGCTAtggttctagaactggaactggaactgtaattctaacagTTATAGTTCtagactggaactggaactgtaattccaAAGGTTTAtgattctagaactggaactggaactgaaataacaagctggtactggaacaacactataaGGATGCCACAGATATTGAGTAAAACTTGGAATTTGGTGGACAGGAAGATGGTGTTCATGCCATAAGGCCAACTCAGCCAACTCCAGGACAGTCCAATGCCACTGCATTACATCAGAAGTTGGATTCCCTGACCAAGAGGCTAGAGTCCCTGGAAGTGACGATAGGGAAATCCCAAACACCTAATAGGCCTGGTTATGGCAGGGATAGGGGAACCGCAGAGACCGACACATTGGACCGTGCTACAATTGTGGGGAGGAAGGCCATTTACGCCGTAATTGTCCTTTAAACTACTATGGACCAGCCCCGAAGGTGGATGACAGCTGGTCTCACCGCCCATAATCCACCTGGTCTGCTAGGTCATTCACCAGTAACTATCTAATTAGATTCGGGTGCGGCGATGTCAGTGGTACGGTTGGACACTTTTCCCAGTGAGTTCCGATGTAAGATTGCAGAAGCCAAATCAGCACTTGTGGGAGCAAGTGGAACCCTGTTGGATGTGGTTGGCCAGATCCAGATTCCAGTGAAGATAGGTACTTATCAGACTGAACAGGTATTCACTGTTGTAAACACTTTAACTGTTGATTGCCTACTGGGAGCTGATTACCTAGTCACATATGAAGTCATAATTGACTATAAACACAGTCATGTTGCTATCAAGGGCCATGAAATACCGTTTACCCTGACTCATGGAATAGCAAATTTCATTCAACCTCCTATCAATATGGTGATATGTGCTGATAAGAATGTTACCATTCCAGGACGTACAGTGCAGCTAGTGGATGTTTTGTTACCCAAGGAATTGAGGAAGCAGGATGTAAACAGCATTAAGCCCACTGATAACACTAAGCTTCCACAACACCTAATGGTGGCCAAAGCCCTTAGTCCAGTCCTAAGTGGCAGAAGTGCCCTTCTCCAGATGATGAACAGCAGCCCAACAGCTGCCACCATCTATAAGGGGACCAAAGTAGGGATTGCTACACCGCTATCAGAATTGCTTATGGTAGATGCTATCGAACAGTCATCCATGTCACAGCCCGCCTCTAATGTAGACCTCACAGAATCCATGTCCCAATTTGATCTTAATGTAGACTTTACAGAATCAGATCTTTCTACTGACCAACAGTGGGAGCTTCTTGCGCTGTTACATCAATACAGGGATTTGTTTGCTATTAAGGATCAGCCCCTAGGACGAACGTCAGTTGTAAAACATACCATCTACACAGAGGGCCCGCCCATCTGGCAACCTGTACGCCACTAGCCATTAGTCCTACAAGATGCTATTGGTGAAGAAGTACAGAAGATGCTTCAACAGGGAATTATTCACCAGAGTTTTAGCCCCTGGAGTTCACCAGTGGTCATGGTATGGAAGAAAGATGGATCCTGGCGATTCTGTGTGGACTACCGTAAGCTTAattccatccaaaaacagcttatagctgtaaaaaaagtgcgcgtccaagtaaagcagagttaactgcgacaaaaagtaatgatatcataatgcggccatgtgcgaggtgtgcaagttgtaaaattaa
Encoded here:
- the LOC136267608 gene encoding uncharacterized protein: MSVVRLDTFPSEFRCKIAEAKSALVGASGTLLDVVGQIQIPVKIGTYQTEQVFTVVNTLTVDCLLGADYLVTYEVIIDYKHSHVAIKGHEIPFTLTHGIANFIQPPINMVICADKNVTIPGRTVQLVDVLLPKELRKQDVNSIKPTDNTKLPQHLMVAKALSPVLSGRSALLQMMNSSPTAATIYKGTKVGIATPLSELLMVDAIEQSSMSQPASNVDLTESMSQFDLNVDFTESDLSTDQQWELLALLHQYRDLFAIKDQPLGRTSVVKHTIYTEGPPIWQPVRH